One window from the genome of Osmerus mordax isolate fOsmMor3 chromosome 19, fOsmMor3.pri, whole genome shotgun sequence encodes:
- the nfrkb gene encoding nuclear factor related to kappa-B-binding protein isoform X1 yields the protein MDALDHMLTEPLDAGEGTDGRITEECMLGNCRVSLPEDLLEDPDIFFSVLSENTWSKVLTDAQRQHLSQLLPQFPDNNTTEQETTISNLFNNHNFHFGNPLHLAQKQFRDGYFNPEVVKYRQLCAKSQKKRQLYSLQQYYHQLLKQILVSRKELVELAVRSGPDIAVKRKYPSRTHGEMQETRVRRRVCRILKEVKTECGDSNVSSDDDDTASLPRSQSPPSPTHAVSLRVVPSLSTQDMKTTEKAELGEKDLRAMLRRHREKRKRQPDHPDLLTSDIHLGDMMSRVNIGRKGSAVALFDLALPKRRMREERRKKRMRPIKVESEDPCEAFMPSESQTPSANLSSALPDTPGTPLPTVKEEPMEEAQSSPVMVEEIAVSFFSLLENILRLECLASTSMLEEKVQHWQCSAASSLNPWFSCASCWSEMVLPALHFLAAESKAGTMGLPTGFSPYVEFKDRSQQWKWIGPSVDGEKDLSALFQLWVDSKDMVVVKTENEDLAEMTSPTPRVSWTDYVVRPSTGDERHVFQVQEQQRYDQPHKAFTFRMHGFDSVVGPVKGVFDKEMSLNKAREHTLLRSDRPAYVTILSLVRDAAARLPNGEGTRAEICELLKDSQFLAPDVTSAQVNTVVSGALDRLHYEKDPCVKYDIGRKLWIYLHRDRSQEEFERIHQAQAAAAKARKALQQKPKPPSKPKSGKEGGKTGSLEAGQSGLGDVGASPMSPTPTTPTPSTPGTPKSPLAPAASTPIKAGVPDSVKSSPGVLLVSPPSMPQLGTILSSSQAVPQASQPSAAQHTARVLSHPGAGSLSQVRVVSAQAGLTASPGGTQGMLVHPTTHQIRLPVSVGTKGMTQAVVSLPLRTQSVGSPVQVQAARGQSVMSVSGLTSTVTVAKPQAGSPGSPVHNPASPALLQGVTSQNIIKQVAITGQLGRKTQGGASIPITATNLRIQGKDVLRLPPSSITTDAKGQTVLRITPDMMATLTKSPVTTVKLTPDMLGTATGGGKSISATLHVTPPHPPSSNPASSSSEAAKAAAGTATLLKAAGDTAIRLMPTLAVTMADQKTRTFSTVSSPDSKTSTTIRIMPGLGVIPHKQGQTITMTTTSGSKPATVSAGTATVTIGTSGMGGAKGVTLGPAASASTLTLGTATATVRQVPVSATVVTTQTGKLPARITVPLSVLSHPLKSKSVVTTPILKGNINTNIGSLGRNIILTTMPAGTKLIAGNKPVSFVTAQQLQQLQQQGQATQVRIQTVQAQQLQQRTASGSPKSVSTVVVTTAPSPKRTPEPPPPQ from the exons ATGGATGCTCTTGATCATATGCTCACAGAGCCCCTAGACGCAGGGGAAGGGACTGATGGCCGGATCACTGAGGAGTGTATGTTGGGAAACTGCCGAGTGAGTTTACCTGAGGACCTACTTGAAGAT CCCGACATTTTCTTCTCTGTGCTGAGTGAAAACACCTGGAGCAAAGTATTGACAGATGCCCAGAGGCAGCACCTCAGCCAGCTCCTTCCTCAGTTTCCCGACAACAACACGACTGAGCAGGAAACCACCATCAGCAACCTCTTTAACAACCACAACTTCCACTTCGGCAACCCCCTGCATCTGGCCCAAAAACAGTTCAGAG ATGGTTATTTTAATCCAGAGGTGGTCAAGTACAGACAGCTGTGTGCCAAGTCTCAAAAGAAGCGTCAGCTGTACTCCCTGCAGCAGTACTACCATCAACTCCTCAAACAGATACTGGTCTCCAGAAAG GAACTGGTGGAGCTAGCGGTCCGCAGTGGCCCTGACATCGCGGTAAAAAGAAAGTACCCATCTCGGACGCATGGAGAGATGCAGGAGACAAGGGTCAGAAGAAGAGTTTGTCGGATCCTCAAAGAAGTCAAGACGGAGTGTGGGGACAGCAACGTGTCGTCTGATGACGACG ACACGGCGTCGTTGCCGAGATCCCAGTCCCCGCCCTCTCCCACGCACGCCGTCTCTCTCAGGGTGGTGCCCAGTCTCTCCACCCAGGACATGAAGACTACAG AAAAAGCCGAGCTGGGAGAGAAGGACTTGAGAGCCATGCTgagaagacacagagagaagaggaaacgaCAGCCA GACCACCCAGACCTGCTGACCTCTGATATCCACCTGGGTGACATGATGTCCAGAGTGAACATAGGCCGTAAGGGCTCCGCTGTGG CGCTGTTCGACCTGGCTCTGcccaagaggaggatgagggaggagaggaggaagaagaggatgaggcCCATCAAAGTGGAGTCGGAGGATCCCTGCGAGGCCTTCATGCCCTCCGAGTCCCAGACCCCCTCGGCCAACCTCAGCTCCGCTCTGCCTGACACGCCCGGCACTCCGCTGCCCACCGTCAAGGAGGA GCCGATGGAGGAGGCACAGAGCAGCCCTGTCATGGTGGAGGAGATAGCTGTGAGCTTCTTCAGTCTGCTGGAGAATATCCTGAGACTGGAGTGCCTCGCCAGTACCTCTATg TTGGAGGAGAAAGTCCAACATTGGCAATGTTCTGCCGCCAGCTCCCTCAACCCCTGGTTCTCTTGTGCCTCCTGCTGGTCAGAGATGGTGCTGCCGGCCCTGCACTTCCTGGCTGCGGAGAGTAAAG CCGGCACCATGGGTCTTCCCACAGGCTTCAGCCCCTACGTGGAGTTCAAGGATCGCTCTCAGCAGTGGAAGTGGATTG GTCCCAgtgtggatggagagaaggatctGAGCGCGCTGTTTCAGTTGTGGGTGGATTCCAAGGACATGGTCGTTGTCAAG ACTGAGAATGAAGATCTGGCTGAGATGACCTCTCCGACTCCTCGAGT CAGTTGGACCGACTATGTGGTGCGGCCCAGCACTGGAGACGAGAGGCACGTTTTCCAAGTCCAG GAGCAGCAGCGCTACGACCAGCCTCACAAAGCCTTCACGTTCCGCATGCACGGCTTCGACTCGGTGGTGGGGCCTGTGAAGGGGGTGTTTGATAAGGAGATGTCCCTGAACAAAGCGCGGGAACACACCCTGCTGCGCTCCGACCGGCCGGCCTACGTCACCATCCTCTCCCTGG tgaGAGATGCAGCCGCCAGGCTCCCAAACGGAGAGGGCACCAGGGCGGAGATCTGTGAGCTGCTGAAGGACTCTCAGTTCCTGGCCCCGGACGTCACCAGTGCCCAG GTGAACACAGTGGTCAGCGGTGCTCTGGACAGGCTGCACTATGAGAAGGATCCCTGTGTGAAGTACGACATCGGCCGCAAGCTATGGATCTACCTGCACCGGGACCGCAGCCAGGAGGAGTTTG aacgAATCCACCAGGCTCAAGCCGCCGCTGCCAAGGCCAGGAAAGCTCTGCAGCAGAAACCTAAACCTCCATCCAAACCG AAGTCTGGGAAGGAGGGCGGTAAGACTGGCTCGCTGGAAGCAGGACAGAGCGGCCTGGGTGATGTGGGGGCCAGTCCCATGtcgcccacccccaccacccccacccccagcacccctgGAACCCCCAAATCCCCCCTTGCCCCAGCTGCCTCCACTCCCATCAAAGCTGGAGTCCCAGACTCCGTCAAGTCCAGCCCAGG cgtTCTCCTGGTGTCCCCTCCCTCAATGCCCCAGCTAGGCACTATCCTGTCCAGCAGCCAGGCCGTGCCCCAGGCCTCCCAGCCCTCTGCTgcccagcacacagccagggTGTTGAGCCACCCGGGAGCAGGCTCCCTCTCCCAGGTACGCGTGGTCTCGGCCCAGGCCGGCCTGACAGCCTCCCCGGGGGGCACCCAGGGCATGCTGGTGCATCCCACCACTCATCAGATCAGGTTGCCGGTCAGCGTGGGCACCAAAGGCATGACTCAG gcgGTAGTGTCGCTACCTCTGAGGACCCAGTCGGTGGGTAGCCCGGTGCAGGTGCAGGCAGCTAGAGGTCAGTCGGTCATGTCTGTGTCAGGCCTGACCTCGACTGTGACTGTGGCCAAACCTCAGGCTGGCTCCCCAGGCAGCCCTGTTCACAACCCTGCCTCCCCGGCTCTCCTCCAGGGAGTCACCAGCCAGAACATCATCAAACAG GTGGCCATCACTGGGCAGCTGGGCAGGAAGACTCAGGGTGGAGCGTCTATCCCCATTACCGCCACCAACCTGCGCATCCAGGGCAAGGATGTTCtccgcctgcccccctcctccatcaccacggACGCCAAAGGTCAGACGGTCCTCCGCATCACCCCCGACATGATGGCCACGCTCACCAAGTCCCCCGTCACCACCGTCAAGCTCACCCCCGACATGCTGGGCACGGCCACCGGCGGCGGCAAGAGCATATCGGCCACGCTCCACGTGacgccaccccaccctccctcctccaaccccgcctcctcctcctcagaggcGGCCAAGGCCGCCGCGGGCACTGCCACCCTGTTGAAGGCAGCCGGAGACACGGCCATCCGCCTGATGCCCACCCTGGCCGTCACTATGGCCGACCAGAAAACCAGAACCTTCTCCACCGTCTCCTCCCCCGACTCCAAGACCAGCACCACCATCCGCATCATGCCAGGCCTGGGGGTCATCCCTCACAAGCAGGGCCAAACCATCACCATGACCACCACCTCTGGCAGCAAGCCAGCCACGGTGTCTGCCGGCACTGCTACGGTCACCATAGGCACCAGCGGCATGGGCGGAGCCAAAGGGGTGACGCTAGGCCCCGCGGCCTCGGCCTCGACCCTGACCCTGGGGACGGCCACGGCTACCGTCCGCCAGGTCCCTGTCAGTGCCACCGTGGTCACCACCCAGACG gGCAAGTTACCGGCTCGAATCACAGTCCCCCTGTCTGTCCTCAGCCACCCACTCAAAAGCAAGAGTGTGGTGACCACGCCTATACTGAAGGGAAACATCAACACCAA CATTGGCAGTCTGGGCAGGAACATCATCCTGACCACCATGCCTGCAGGCACTAAGCTGATAGCTGGGAACAAACCGGTCAGCTTTGTCACCGCACAGCAGTTACAGCAGCTGCAACAGCAAGGCCAGGCCACACAG GTGCGTATCCAGACAGTTCAGGCTCAACAGCTCCAGCAGCGCACAGCCTCAGGCTCTCCTAAGTCTGTTTCCACGGTGGTGGTCACCACGGCACCCTCACCCAAACGCACCCCTGAACCCCCACCGCCCCAGTga
- the nfrkb gene encoding nuclear factor related to kappa-B-binding protein isoform X2: protein MDALDHMLTEPLDAGEGTDGRITEECMLGNCRVSLPEDLLEDPDIFFSVLSENTWSKVLTDAQRQHLSQLLPQFPDNNTTEQETTISNLFNNHNFHFGNPLHLAQKQFRDGYFNPEVVKYRQLCAKSQKKRQLYSLQQYYHQLLKQILVSRKELVELAVRSGPDIAVKRKYPSRTHGEMQETRVRRRVCRILKEVKTECGDSNVSSDDDDTASLPRSQSPPSPTHAVSLRVVPSLSTQDMKTTEKAELGEKDLRAMLRRHREKRKRQPDHPDLLTSDIHLGDMMSRVNIGRKGSAVALFDLALPKRRMREERRKKRMRPIKVESEDPCEAFMPSESQTPSANLSSALPDTPGTPLPTVKEEPMEEAQSSPVMVEEIAVSFFSLLENILRLECLASTSMLEEKVQHWQCSAASSLNPWFSCASCWSEMVLPALHFLAAESKAGTMGLPTGFSPYVEFKDRSQQWKWIGPSVDGEKDLSALFQLWVDSKDMVVVKTENEDLAEMTSPTPRVWTDYVVRPSTGDERHVFQVQEQQRYDQPHKAFTFRMHGFDSVVGPVKGVFDKEMSLNKAREHTLLRSDRPAYVTILSLVRDAAARLPNGEGTRAEICELLKDSQFLAPDVTSAQVNTVVSGALDRLHYEKDPCVKYDIGRKLWIYLHRDRSQEEFERIHQAQAAAAKARKALQQKPKPPSKPKSGKEGGKTGSLEAGQSGLGDVGASPMSPTPTTPTPSTPGTPKSPLAPAASTPIKAGVPDSVKSSPGVLLVSPPSMPQLGTILSSSQAVPQASQPSAAQHTARVLSHPGAGSLSQVRVVSAQAGLTASPGGTQGMLVHPTTHQIRLPVSVGTKGMTQAVVSLPLRTQSVGSPVQVQAARGQSVMSVSGLTSTVTVAKPQAGSPGSPVHNPASPALLQGVTSQNIIKQVAITGQLGRKTQGGASIPITATNLRIQGKDVLRLPPSSITTDAKGQTVLRITPDMMATLTKSPVTTVKLTPDMLGTATGGGKSISATLHVTPPHPPSSNPASSSSEAAKAAAGTATLLKAAGDTAIRLMPTLAVTMADQKTRTFSTVSSPDSKTSTTIRIMPGLGVIPHKQGQTITMTTTSGSKPATVSAGTATVTIGTSGMGGAKGVTLGPAASASTLTLGTATATVRQVPVSATVVTTQTGKLPARITVPLSVLSHPLKSKSVVTTPILKGNINTNIGSLGRNIILTTMPAGTKLIAGNKPVSFVTAQQLQQLQQQGQATQVRIQTVQAQQLQQRTASGSPKSVSTVVVTTAPSPKRTPEPPPPQ from the exons ATGGATGCTCTTGATCATATGCTCACAGAGCCCCTAGACGCAGGGGAAGGGACTGATGGCCGGATCACTGAGGAGTGTATGTTGGGAAACTGCCGAGTGAGTTTACCTGAGGACCTACTTGAAGAT CCCGACATTTTCTTCTCTGTGCTGAGTGAAAACACCTGGAGCAAAGTATTGACAGATGCCCAGAGGCAGCACCTCAGCCAGCTCCTTCCTCAGTTTCCCGACAACAACACGACTGAGCAGGAAACCACCATCAGCAACCTCTTTAACAACCACAACTTCCACTTCGGCAACCCCCTGCATCTGGCCCAAAAACAGTTCAGAG ATGGTTATTTTAATCCAGAGGTGGTCAAGTACAGACAGCTGTGTGCCAAGTCTCAAAAGAAGCGTCAGCTGTACTCCCTGCAGCAGTACTACCATCAACTCCTCAAACAGATACTGGTCTCCAGAAAG GAACTGGTGGAGCTAGCGGTCCGCAGTGGCCCTGACATCGCGGTAAAAAGAAAGTACCCATCTCGGACGCATGGAGAGATGCAGGAGACAAGGGTCAGAAGAAGAGTTTGTCGGATCCTCAAAGAAGTCAAGACGGAGTGTGGGGACAGCAACGTGTCGTCTGATGACGACG ACACGGCGTCGTTGCCGAGATCCCAGTCCCCGCCCTCTCCCACGCACGCCGTCTCTCTCAGGGTGGTGCCCAGTCTCTCCACCCAGGACATGAAGACTACAG AAAAAGCCGAGCTGGGAGAGAAGGACTTGAGAGCCATGCTgagaagacacagagagaagaggaaacgaCAGCCA GACCACCCAGACCTGCTGACCTCTGATATCCACCTGGGTGACATGATGTCCAGAGTGAACATAGGCCGTAAGGGCTCCGCTGTGG CGCTGTTCGACCTGGCTCTGcccaagaggaggatgagggaggagaggaggaagaagaggatgaggcCCATCAAAGTGGAGTCGGAGGATCCCTGCGAGGCCTTCATGCCCTCCGAGTCCCAGACCCCCTCGGCCAACCTCAGCTCCGCTCTGCCTGACACGCCCGGCACTCCGCTGCCCACCGTCAAGGAGGA GCCGATGGAGGAGGCACAGAGCAGCCCTGTCATGGTGGAGGAGATAGCTGTGAGCTTCTTCAGTCTGCTGGAGAATATCCTGAGACTGGAGTGCCTCGCCAGTACCTCTATg TTGGAGGAGAAAGTCCAACATTGGCAATGTTCTGCCGCCAGCTCCCTCAACCCCTGGTTCTCTTGTGCCTCCTGCTGGTCAGAGATGGTGCTGCCGGCCCTGCACTTCCTGGCTGCGGAGAGTAAAG CCGGCACCATGGGTCTTCCCACAGGCTTCAGCCCCTACGTGGAGTTCAAGGATCGCTCTCAGCAGTGGAAGTGGATTG GTCCCAgtgtggatggagagaaggatctGAGCGCGCTGTTTCAGTTGTGGGTGGATTCCAAGGACATGGTCGTTGTCAAG ACTGAGAATGAAGATCTGGCTGAGATGACCTCTCCGACTCCTCGAGT TTGGACCGACTATGTGGTGCGGCCCAGCACTGGAGACGAGAGGCACGTTTTCCAAGTCCAG GAGCAGCAGCGCTACGACCAGCCTCACAAAGCCTTCACGTTCCGCATGCACGGCTTCGACTCGGTGGTGGGGCCTGTGAAGGGGGTGTTTGATAAGGAGATGTCCCTGAACAAAGCGCGGGAACACACCCTGCTGCGCTCCGACCGGCCGGCCTACGTCACCATCCTCTCCCTGG tgaGAGATGCAGCCGCCAGGCTCCCAAACGGAGAGGGCACCAGGGCGGAGATCTGTGAGCTGCTGAAGGACTCTCAGTTCCTGGCCCCGGACGTCACCAGTGCCCAG GTGAACACAGTGGTCAGCGGTGCTCTGGACAGGCTGCACTATGAGAAGGATCCCTGTGTGAAGTACGACATCGGCCGCAAGCTATGGATCTACCTGCACCGGGACCGCAGCCAGGAGGAGTTTG aacgAATCCACCAGGCTCAAGCCGCCGCTGCCAAGGCCAGGAAAGCTCTGCAGCAGAAACCTAAACCTCCATCCAAACCG AAGTCTGGGAAGGAGGGCGGTAAGACTGGCTCGCTGGAAGCAGGACAGAGCGGCCTGGGTGATGTGGGGGCCAGTCCCATGtcgcccacccccaccacccccacccccagcacccctgGAACCCCCAAATCCCCCCTTGCCCCAGCTGCCTCCACTCCCATCAAAGCTGGAGTCCCAGACTCCGTCAAGTCCAGCCCAGG cgtTCTCCTGGTGTCCCCTCCCTCAATGCCCCAGCTAGGCACTATCCTGTCCAGCAGCCAGGCCGTGCCCCAGGCCTCCCAGCCCTCTGCTgcccagcacacagccagggTGTTGAGCCACCCGGGAGCAGGCTCCCTCTCCCAGGTACGCGTGGTCTCGGCCCAGGCCGGCCTGACAGCCTCCCCGGGGGGCACCCAGGGCATGCTGGTGCATCCCACCACTCATCAGATCAGGTTGCCGGTCAGCGTGGGCACCAAAGGCATGACTCAG gcgGTAGTGTCGCTACCTCTGAGGACCCAGTCGGTGGGTAGCCCGGTGCAGGTGCAGGCAGCTAGAGGTCAGTCGGTCATGTCTGTGTCAGGCCTGACCTCGACTGTGACTGTGGCCAAACCTCAGGCTGGCTCCCCAGGCAGCCCTGTTCACAACCCTGCCTCCCCGGCTCTCCTCCAGGGAGTCACCAGCCAGAACATCATCAAACAG GTGGCCATCACTGGGCAGCTGGGCAGGAAGACTCAGGGTGGAGCGTCTATCCCCATTACCGCCACCAACCTGCGCATCCAGGGCAAGGATGTTCtccgcctgcccccctcctccatcaccacggACGCCAAAGGTCAGACGGTCCTCCGCATCACCCCCGACATGATGGCCACGCTCACCAAGTCCCCCGTCACCACCGTCAAGCTCACCCCCGACATGCTGGGCACGGCCACCGGCGGCGGCAAGAGCATATCGGCCACGCTCCACGTGacgccaccccaccctccctcctccaaccccgcctcctcctcctcagaggcGGCCAAGGCCGCCGCGGGCACTGCCACCCTGTTGAAGGCAGCCGGAGACACGGCCATCCGCCTGATGCCCACCCTGGCCGTCACTATGGCCGACCAGAAAACCAGAACCTTCTCCACCGTCTCCTCCCCCGACTCCAAGACCAGCACCACCATCCGCATCATGCCAGGCCTGGGGGTCATCCCTCACAAGCAGGGCCAAACCATCACCATGACCACCACCTCTGGCAGCAAGCCAGCCACGGTGTCTGCCGGCACTGCTACGGTCACCATAGGCACCAGCGGCATGGGCGGAGCCAAAGGGGTGACGCTAGGCCCCGCGGCCTCGGCCTCGACCCTGACCCTGGGGACGGCCACGGCTACCGTCCGCCAGGTCCCTGTCAGTGCCACCGTGGTCACCACCCAGACG gGCAAGTTACCGGCTCGAATCACAGTCCCCCTGTCTGTCCTCAGCCACCCACTCAAAAGCAAGAGTGTGGTGACCACGCCTATACTGAAGGGAAACATCAACACCAA CATTGGCAGTCTGGGCAGGAACATCATCCTGACCACCATGCCTGCAGGCACTAAGCTGATAGCTGGGAACAAACCGGTCAGCTTTGTCACCGCACAGCAGTTACAGCAGCTGCAACAGCAAGGCCAGGCCACACAG GTGCGTATCCAGACAGTTCAGGCTCAACAGCTCCAGCAGCGCACAGCCTCAGGCTCTCCTAAGTCTGTTTCCACGGTGGTGGTCACCACGGCACCCTCACCCAAACGCACCCCTGAACCCCCACCGCCCCAGTga